DNA sequence from the Actinomycetes bacterium genome:
GCCTGCTGGACGAGCTCAAGTCGATCCCGGCGTCGGCGTTCGAGGCCGTCGACACGTCGTCGCTGCGGGTCAGCGCCGGCAGCGGCGCGGCCGGCTCCGGCTGACGACGTACGACCGCAACGACCAGCACCTTCTTGCGTAGGGGGCCTCTTCGGCGAGCACGACGGGTTGGTGCACGCTCACAAGATCGCCGACCTCGGCGGGCTCGCCGGCTGGGTGCTCGACGTCATCGACGCGATGGGCGCCGTCGGCGTTGCCGCGCTCGTGGCGCTGGAGAACCTCTTCCCCCCGATGCCCAGCGAGGTGGTCCTGCCGCTCGCCGGCTTCCTCGCGGGTCAGGGCAAGCTCTCGCTGGCCGCCGTCCTGGTCGCCGCCACCGTCGGGTCGGTCGTGGGCGCCCTGGTCCTGTACTGGGCCGGGGCCGCGCTGGGCAGGGACCGGACGCGCCGCATCGCCGAGCGGCTGCCGCTGATGAACGCCGACGACGTCGACCTGGCGCAGGGCTGGTTCGACCGGCACGGGCGCAGCGCGGTGCTCGTCGGCCGGCTGGTGCCCGGGGTGCGCTCGCTGGTCTCGATCCCGGTCGGCATCGCACGGATGCCACTGCTGC
Encoded proteins:
- a CDS encoding DedA family protein; this encodes MHAHKIADLGGLAGWVLDVIDAMGAVGVAALVALENLFPPMPSEVVLPLAGFLAGQGKLSLAAVLVAATVGSVVGALVLYWAGAALGRDRTRRIAERLPLMNADDVDLAQGWFDRHGRSAVLVGRLVPGVRSLVSIPVGIARMPLLPFVGYTTSAARATTWCWCCSATSSGADGRRSRSTATRSTTASTA